From a single Alkalihalophilus pseudofirmus genomic region:
- a CDS encoding YopX family protein: MLKSPMKTTLLLLGEAHIKNEKVIWETSGLEVDQECELMQFTGYKDKNNKMIYEGDILEGSHYPISNEDDYYLVVDYAEDRFWGVRRLSSNSSARGISNGMADGLYEFSDQDLEVVGNIYEDSELLVEEVK, translated from the coding sequence TTGTTAAAATCACCTATGAAGACAACTCTGCTATTGCTTGGAGAAGCCCATATAAAAAATGAAAAGGTTATTTGGGAAACCAGTGGGTTAGAAGTCGATCAAGAATGCGAACTAATGCAATTTACAGGCTACAAGGATAAAAATAACAAGATGATTTATGAAGGCGACATATTAGAAGGTAGTCACTATCCAATTAGCAATGAGGATGATTATTACTTGGTGGTGGATTATGCTGAGGATCGATTTTGGGGTGTAAGGAGATTATCCTCTAATTCATCAGCAAGAGGAATTTCAAACGGTATGGCAGATGGCTTATACGAATTTTCTGATCAAGATTTAGAGGTGGTTGGAAATATTTATGAAGACTCAGAACTATTGGTAGAAGAAGTTAAATAG